Proteins encoded together in one Pseudoxanthobacter soli DSM 19599 window:
- a CDS encoding linear amide C-N hydrolase yields MCTSLSYSDAAGRIYFGRTLELTVDLPYQIAYFPAGFPVRSEVEGHLPLQFEARHGVLGVTMPARIPTPGAPLAVHDFKVLEGLNDQGLTFSLLSYPVASGPQQAVAMTQAVLSASDLGNWVLGQFATVTEVKAALASQPVVLQPLAILGGVVSPFHYVVHDASGAALVIEFNRGKMSVYDNPVGVMTNGPEFPWHLTNLNNYTFLTNVDTPSASFGRYRAVQPDSGIATAGLPASNTSVGRFVRAAFYAHYAEKAATPEAAVGTLAHILNNFDRPRGVSIDYPESGGGGHLEVAGLEPEKGAAYATEFTTWTSLSDLDRKLFFIRDYGSLNFTRFDLGGLSSLKQPKIVPLKRLSGAAPDASSLLAGSAAA; encoded by the coding sequence ATGTGTACTTCGCTGAGTTACAGCGATGCGGCGGGCAGGATCTATTTCGGTCGGACGCTGGAGCTGACAGTCGACCTTCCCTATCAGATCGCCTATTTCCCGGCCGGCTTTCCCGTCCGCTCCGAGGTCGAGGGTCACCTCCCGCTGCAGTTCGAGGCGCGGCACGGCGTCCTCGGCGTCACCATGCCGGCGCGCATTCCGACGCCCGGCGCGCCGCTTGCCGTTCATGATTTCAAGGTGCTCGAAGGCCTGAACGATCAGGGTCTGACCTTCAGCCTGCTGTCCTATCCTGTGGCATCGGGGCCCCAGCAGGCCGTTGCGATGACGCAGGCCGTGCTGTCCGCATCCGATCTCGGCAATTGGGTGCTGGGCCAGTTCGCCACCGTGACGGAGGTCAAGGCGGCGCTCGCGTCGCAGCCGGTGGTGCTGCAGCCCCTCGCCATTCTCGGTGGTGTGGTGTCGCCGTTCCACTATGTCGTCCATGACGCTTCCGGCGCCGCTCTCGTCATCGAATTCAATCGCGGCAAGATGTCGGTCTACGACAACCCGGTCGGGGTGATGACCAACGGTCCCGAATTCCCCTGGCATCTGACCAATCTCAACAACTACACCTTCCTCACCAATGTCGACACGCCATCGGCCAGCTTCGGCCGCTACAGGGCCGTGCAGCCCGATTCCGGCATCGCCACTGCCGGCCTGCCGGCGTCCAACACCTCCGTCGGCCGCTTCGTGCGTGCGGCCTTCTATGCGCATTATGCGGAGAAGGCAGCCACTCCCGAGGCTGCGGTGGGGACGCTGGCGCACATCCTCAACAATTTCGACCGGCCGCGCGGCGTGAGCATCGACTATCCCGAGAGCGGTGGCGGCGGCCACCTCGAGGTCGCCGGGCTGGAGCCGGAGAAGGGCGCCGCCTACGCCACAGAGTTCACCACGTGGACGAGCCTTTCCGACCTCGACCGCAAGCTGTTCTTCATCCGCGACTACGGAAGCCTGAACTTCACCCGCTTCGATCTGGGTGGACTGTCGTCCCTGAAACAGCCGAAGATCGTTCCGCTGAAGCGCCTCTCCGGCGCCGCACCGGACGCGAGTTCCCTCCTCGCCGGGTCAGCCGCGGCCTGA
- a CDS encoding carbohydrate kinase family protein — MSGRALFVGDVSLDLTMVVEHLPAPDEKVHVHAAVEAPGGVVANAAVACALAGAPVSAWLRLGNDAAAEMVRASLAAAGIALDAETAAGSTCRVVVILEPHGEKRLLLDPGVTMYPSVEWVRARSLDGIGWVHTAVYGAAARDLAALCRTAGVPFSLDLEPATFADGFDAIADIAAGAETVFCNERAVGLLGPEGIDRLFAGGVRTVVRTLGPAGAEFRTPKGGFIVPAPSGIRIVDTTGGGDCLAGWFIAGRLAGKAGAEALEPAVTAATLSCGRLGAQASYPTVAEVAKFRAA; from the coding sequence ATGAGCGGCCGGGCGCTTTTCGTCGGGGATGTCAGCCTCGACCTGACCATGGTCGTCGAGCATCTGCCGGCACCGGACGAGAAGGTGCATGTGCACGCGGCCGTCGAGGCGCCGGGCGGTGTGGTGGCAAATGCCGCAGTCGCGTGCGCTCTTGCTGGTGCGCCGGTCTCGGCCTGGCTGCGGCTCGGCAACGATGCTGCCGCCGAGATGGTCCGGGCTTCGCTGGCGGCCGCCGGCATCGCGCTCGACGCCGAGACGGCGGCGGGCAGCACCTGCCGCGTCGTGGTCATTCTGGAGCCGCACGGCGAAAAGCGGCTTCTGCTCGATCCCGGGGTCACGATGTATCCCTCGGTCGAGTGGGTGCGTGCCCGAAGTCTCGACGGCATCGGTTGGGTCCACACCGCCGTCTACGGCGCTGCCGCCCGCGATCTCGCGGCACTCTGCCGGACCGCCGGCGTTCCATTCTCGCTCGATCTGGAACCGGCGACCTTCGCCGACGGGTTCGACGCGATCGCCGACATCGCGGCCGGCGCCGAAACAGTGTTCTGCAACGAGCGCGCCGTGGGCCTGCTCGGTCCCGAAGGCATCGACAGGCTGTTCGCGGGCGGGGTGCGTACGGTCGTCCGCACCCTCGGACCCGCCGGAGCCGAATTTCGCACGCCCAAGGGCGGCTTCATCGTGCCTGCGCCGTCGGGCATTCGCATCGTGGACACCACCGGTGGGGGCGATTGCCTCGCCGGCTGGTTCATCGCCGGCCGGTTGGCCGGAAAGGCCGGGGCGGAAGCGCTCGAACCCGCGGTCACCGCGGCGACGCTGAGCTGCGGGCGCCTCGGCGCCCAGGCGTCCTACCCCACGGTCGCTGAAGTCGCGAAATTCCGGGCGGCCTGA
- a CDS encoding glutamate decarboxylase, which yields MFAKGSQVTSTPSDADLRDALLDDVYSSRDLLKALPKAGFPPRQRDPRHVFAAVRDELMLDGNSRQNLATFCQTWVDEEVQDLMSLSIDKNMIDKDEYPQTAEIEARCVRMLANLWNAPDPVTTLGCSTVGSSEAAMLGGLALKWQWRKRRAAAGLSADKPNLICGPVQICWHKFARYFDVELREIPLEGDRLIMSPEEVLKRVDENTIGVVPTLGVTFTCQYEPVKAVSDALDELQKTTGLDIPIHVDGASGGFLAPFCAPDLVWDFQLPRVKSINTSGHKFGLAPLGVGWVIWREAADLPEELIFDVNYLGGDMPTFALNFSRPGGQVIAQYYNFVRLGREGYTRIHNACYETAQYLAQEIAAIGPFEILFDGDAASGIPALCWKLKDDVGIGGYTLYDLADRLRSRGWQVPAYSMPADRTDLVIQRILVRHGVSFDLASLLIDDIRRAVSFFEKHPVTRPMSEDEAGSFNHN from the coding sequence ATGTTCGCGAAGGGGAGCCAAGTGACCTCAACTCCATCCGACGCCGATCTGCGTGACGCCTTGCTGGACGACGTCTATTCGTCGCGCGATCTCCTGAAAGCCCTGCCGAAGGCGGGCTTTCCGCCCCGGCAGCGCGATCCCCGGCACGTCTTCGCCGCCGTGCGCGACGAGCTGATGCTCGACGGAAATTCCCGCCAGAACCTCGCGACCTTCTGCCAGACCTGGGTCGACGAGGAGGTGCAGGACCTCATGTCCCTGTCGATCGACAAGAACATGATCGACAAGGACGAATATCCCCAGACCGCCGAGATCGAGGCGCGCTGTGTGCGGATGCTCGCCAATCTCTGGAATGCGCCCGATCCGGTGACGACGCTCGGCTGTTCCACTGTCGGCTCTTCCGAGGCAGCAATGCTCGGCGGCCTCGCGCTCAAATGGCAATGGCGCAAGCGGCGCGCTGCGGCCGGTCTCTCCGCCGACAAGCCGAACCTGATCTGCGGCCCGGTTCAGATCTGCTGGCACAAGTTCGCGCGCTATTTCGACGTCGAACTGCGCGAGATCCCGCTAGAGGGCGACCGGCTGATCATGTCCCCCGAGGAGGTTCTCAAGCGCGTCGACGAGAACACGATCGGCGTGGTGCCGACGCTGGGCGTGACATTCACCTGCCAGTACGAGCCGGTGAAGGCGGTCAGCGACGCGCTCGACGAGTTGCAGAAGACGACCGGGCTCGACATTCCGATTCATGTCGACGGGGCCAGCGGTGGCTTCCTCGCGCCGTTCTGCGCGCCGGATCTCGTCTGGGATTTCCAACTGCCGCGCGTGAAGTCGATCAACACCTCCGGCCACAAGTTCGGCCTTGCCCCGCTCGGCGTGGGCTGGGTGATCTGGCGGGAAGCTGCCGACCTTCCCGAGGAACTGATCTTCGACGTCAACTATCTCGGCGGCGACATGCCGACCTTCGCGCTCAATTTTTCCCGTCCAGGCGGGCAGGTGATCGCGCAGTACTACAACTTCGTCCGGCTCGGGCGCGAGGGCTACACCCGCATCCACAATGCCTGTTACGAGACGGCGCAATATCTCGCGCAGGAAATCGCGGCCATCGGCCCGTTCGAGATCCTGTTCGACGGCGATGCGGCAAGCGGCATCCCGGCGCTGTGCTGGAAGCTGAAGGACGATGTCGGCATCGGCGGCTATACGCTCTACGACCTCGCCGACCGCCTGCGCAGCCGCGGCTGGCAGGTGCCGGCCTATTCGATGCCGGCCGACCGGACGGACCTCGTCATCCAGCGCATTCTCGTGCGCCACGGCGTCAGCTTCGATCTGGCCAGCCTGCTGATCGACGACATTCGCCGCGCGGTGAGCTTCTTCGAGAAGCACCCAGTGACCCGGCCGATGTCGGAGGACGAGGCCGGCAGCTTCAATCACAACTGA
- the mdtN gene encoding multidrug transporter subunit MdtN, which produces MAPSAYSRRHNPVGYVLAGLIIAGAVAAGGVYLKRAENNPLSEDAVITANIVNIASTVPGRIVTLEVTENQKVAKGDLLFAIDPVPYRLAVEQARADLMIAEAARDSQKRTISAEQSNAVVADQQVIRARTNLALAEQTLARLLPLLPKGYVTAQQVDDARTARDDARTSLSQAIKQAEAAASLVSTLDASEALVASRRAALAIAERGLANTEIRAPHDGRVVGLAVATGEIVAPGQSVFTLIDTDAWFASASFRETELPAIAVGDCARVYALADRSVPISGRVEGIGWGVVSEDLLNLPRGLPYVPKSLNWVRIAQRFPVRIRLQDPPESLMRMGASAVAIVHHGERC; this is translated from the coding sequence ATGGCTCCCTCCGCCTATTCCCGTCGCCACAATCCGGTCGGCTACGTGCTGGCGGGGCTCATCATCGCCGGCGCCGTCGCCGCCGGAGGGGTCTATCTGAAGCGCGCGGAGAACAACCCGCTGTCCGAGGACGCGGTCATCACAGCGAACATCGTCAACATCGCCTCGACCGTGCCGGGCCGCATCGTCACCCTCGAGGTCACCGAGAACCAGAAGGTCGCGAAGGGCGATCTCCTGTTTGCCATCGACCCGGTGCCCTACCGGCTCGCCGTGGAACAGGCTCGGGCGGATCTGATGATCGCGGAAGCGGCCCGCGACAGCCAGAAGCGCACCATCAGCGCCGAGCAGTCGAACGCCGTCGTCGCCGACCAGCAGGTCATCCGCGCCCGCACCAATCTCGCACTCGCAGAGCAGACGCTCGCCCGCCTCCTGCCGTTGCTTCCGAAAGGCTATGTGACCGCCCAGCAGGTCGACGACGCCCGTACAGCGCGCGACGACGCCCGCACCAGTCTCTCCCAGGCGATCAAGCAGGCCGAGGCGGCCGCCAGCCTCGTCAGCACGCTCGACGCATCCGAGGCGTTGGTGGCCTCCCGCCGCGCTGCGCTCGCCATCGCCGAGCGAGGCCTTGCCAACACCGAGATCCGGGCGCCCCACGACGGCCGCGTGGTCGGCCTCGCCGTCGCCACTGGCGAGATCGTCGCGCCCGGCCAGTCGGTCTTCACGCTGATCGACACGGATGCGTGGTTCGCCAGCGCATCGTTCCGCGAGACGGAGCTGCCGGCGATCGCCGTCGGAGATTGCGCGCGCGTCTACGCGCTTGCTGACCGCTCGGTCCCGATTTCCGGGCGCGTGGAGGGCATCGGCTGGGGCGTGGTCTCGGAAGATCTCCTGAACCTGCCGCGCGGCCTGCCTTATGTACCGAAATCGCTCAACTGGGTGCGGATCGCCCAGCGTTTTCCGGTCCGCATCCGCCTTCAGGACCCGCCCGAGAGCCTCATGCGCATGGGAGCGTCGGCGGTGGCGATCGTCCATCACGGCGAGCGCTGCTGA
- a CDS encoding GntR family transcriptional regulator, producing the protein MSWDQNELTSGPLPLWWQIADRLRKAIEAGDFKPGEALPSESRLNEVFGVSRTTARAALDRLEQEGLIVRRSGKGSLVLAPQVEQPLTRLSGFAEDMRQRGLTASYRTLTAGFERASAEAAEALGIAPETDAFRIYRLLIADGRPMAACLSWIPAQRLGNRTPTTGELDSGSLYAWLETHCGARIVAGSEMIEAAIADPAVADVLDIPAGSATLVARRRGVDGSGEPVEYAVVRFRADRYRFRVDLVRE; encoded by the coding sequence ATGAGCTGGGATCAGAACGAACTCACTTCGGGCCCGCTGCCGCTGTGGTGGCAGATCGCCGACCGGTTACGGAAGGCGATCGAGGCCGGCGATTTCAAGCCGGGCGAGGCGTTGCCCTCGGAGTCGCGGCTGAACGAGGTGTTCGGCGTCAGCCGCACTACCGCGCGCGCCGCGCTCGACAGGCTGGAGCAGGAGGGGCTCATCGTCCGGCGCTCCGGCAAGGGTTCGCTGGTGCTGGCGCCGCAGGTGGAACAGCCGCTGACCCGGCTTTCGGGCTTCGCCGAGGACATGCGCCAGCGCGGCCTCACCGCGTCATACCGCACGCTCACCGCCGGCTTTGAGCGCGCAAGTGCCGAGGCCGCAGAAGCGCTCGGCATCGCGCCCGAGACGGATGCCTTCCGCATCTATCGCCTCCTGATCGCCGATGGCAGGCCGATGGCGGCGTGCCTCTCGTGGATCCCCGCGCAGCGTCTCGGCAACCGCACACCAACGACCGGCGAGCTCGATTCCGGATCGCTTTATGCCTGGCTCGAGACCCATTGCGGCGCCCGCATCGTCGCCGGCTCCGAGATGATCGAAGCGGCGATCGCGGATCCGGCCGTGGCGGATGTGCTCGATATTCCCGCCGGTTCGGCGACGCTCGTCGCGCGTCGCCGCGGCGTCGACGGTTCCGGCGAGCCGGTCGAATATGCCGTCGTCCGCTTCCGGGCGGATCGCTACCGCTTTCGTGTCGATCTGGTGCGAGAATGA
- a CDS encoding TolC family protein yields MRPRLHALLASGGLTLALAACASNAANMTSSGPDKPWAPNGNEQGLWSAQSRPATAVPKTANGAPDFGIPTNPALAEMPPTPDIDLARTYTLPELIDIAQRNNPDTRAAWERARQAALAVGMVEATYLPLITANVIGGQQQTQTPLPLPVGTQRYFNTTSSGVSPSIALQWLVFDFGQRAAVADAAKQGAIAANVLFNGEHQKLIFDVSRTYYSYGAAVTRSRIARQALGNSIAIRAAAEDRMSRGLATTVEVAQARQAVAQAELRRVLAEGEERDAYQALIAAMGITATLPLKIATAEKRRLPDAVNLPLDSMIQLALSRRPDVAASYSAVKAGKAGIKAAEAEFLPKVFVAGAVASAQGNFNATGLPTIGQQATGMGVLVGATVPLYDAGLRAAQLKQAKSRAAAAESDFRRTQTLAVTEIVGASNTLRTALQSYKAASALVSAASITYDAALEAYRNGVGTVTAATAADSDLIDARQAQADAHAAALIAASNLAFVVGAMTSAEGGPALPPSSAPQPLRP; encoded by the coding sequence ATGCGGCCGCGCCTTCACGCCCTTCTCGCCTCCGGAGGCCTCACGCTGGCGCTTGCCGCTTGCGCATCCAACGCCGCGAACATGACGTCATCCGGCCCCGACAAGCCATGGGCGCCAAACGGCAACGAGCAGGGGCTCTGGAGCGCGCAATCCCGTCCGGCGACGGCCGTGCCGAAGACAGCGAACGGCGCGCCGGACTTCGGCATTCCGACCAATCCGGCGCTCGCGGAGATGCCCCCGACGCCGGATATCGATCTCGCTCGGACCTACACGCTGCCGGAACTGATCGATATCGCCCAGCGCAACAATCCAGATACCCGCGCGGCCTGGGAAAGGGCACGGCAAGCGGCATTGGCCGTCGGCATGGTGGAGGCGACCTATCTGCCGCTGATCACCGCCAATGTCATCGGCGGGCAGCAGCAGACGCAGACCCCCCTGCCGCTGCCGGTCGGAACGCAACGTTATTTCAACACGACGTCCAGCGGCGTTTCCCCGTCGATCGCGCTGCAGTGGCTGGTGTTCGATTTCGGTCAGCGCGCGGCGGTCGCGGATGCCGCCAAGCAGGGCGCTATCGCCGCCAACGTGCTGTTCAACGGCGAGCACCAGAAGCTGATCTTCGATGTCTCCCGCACCTATTACAGCTACGGCGCAGCCGTGACGCGCTCGCGTATCGCGCGACAGGCGCTCGGCAACAGCATCGCGATCCGCGCCGCTGCGGAGGACCGGATGTCACGCGGGCTTGCGACGACGGTCGAGGTGGCACAGGCACGCCAGGCCGTCGCGCAGGCGGAATTGCGCCGCGTCCTCGCCGAGGGGGAGGAGCGCGACGCCTACCAGGCGCTGATCGCGGCCATGGGGATCACTGCCACGCTGCCCCTGAAGATCGCGACCGCCGAGAAGCGACGCCTGCCAGACGCGGTCAACCTGCCGCTCGATTCCATGATCCAGCTCGCGCTTTCCCGGCGACCGGACGTGGCGGCAAGCTACTCGGCGGTGAAGGCCGGCAAGGCCGGCATCAAGGCTGCGGAGGCGGAGTTCCTACCCAAGGTGTTCGTCGCCGGCGCCGTTGCGTCAGCCCAGGGGAACTTCAACGCCACGGGTCTGCCCACCATCGGCCAGCAGGCGACCGGCATGGGCGTTCTGGTGGGTGCGACGGTGCCGCTCTACGACGCCGGGCTTCGCGCCGCCCAGCTCAAGCAGGCGAAATCGCGCGCGGCCGCTGCGGAAAGCGACTTTCGGCGCACGCAGACCCTGGCCGTCACCGAAATCGTCGGCGCCAGCAACACGTTGCGCACGGCGCTTCAATCCTACAAGGCGGCGAGTGCACTCGTCTCGGCGGCTTCCATCACCTACGACGCCGCGCTCGAAGCCTACCGGAACGGCGTCGGCACCGTCACCGCTGCGACGGCGGCCGATAGCGACCTCATCGATGCGCGGCAGGCCCAGGCCGACGCCCATGCTGCTGCCCTCATCGCCGCTTCCAACCTTGCCTTCGTGGTCGGCGCGATGACATCGGCCGAAGGCGGCCCGGCGCTGCCGCCGTCGTCCGCTCCGCAGCCGCTCCGGCCGTGA
- a CDS encoding BtpA/SgcQ family protein, whose product MTAPKVLPTKPDTLADLFPVKKPVIGVIHLKALPGAPRYRGEPVRDVYAAAAADARVLAAGGVDGIIVENASDMPFSRPEHIGPETVAALTAACLEVRAAVETPIGITCVANGVIPALAIAKAVGARWVRANQWVNAYVANEGIMNGPAPEAMRYRSRIGAHDVAIFADVHVKFGAHAITSDRSITEQATDAEWFDADVLIATGTRTGSPTEPREVEEVRAGTNLPVIVGSGLAPEQVPDLFAVADGAIIGQWLKVDGRWWNPVDPARVERLMNAVARVRGAS is encoded by the coding sequence ATGACAGCACCCAAAGTCTTGCCGACCAAGCCGGACACGCTCGCAGACCTTTTCCCGGTGAAGAAGCCGGTGATCGGCGTGATCCATCTGAAGGCGCTGCCCGGCGCCCCGCGCTATCGCGGCGAGCCCGTGCGCGACGTCTATGCCGCTGCGGCGGCGGACGCGCGCGTTCTAGCAGCAGGCGGTGTCGACGGCATCATCGTCGAGAACGCCAGCGACATGCCGTTTTCGCGGCCCGAGCACATTGGTCCGGAAACGGTGGCCGCGCTGACGGCCGCCTGCCTGGAAGTGCGGGCGGCGGTGGAGACGCCGATCGGCATCACCTGCGTCGCCAACGGCGTGATCCCTGCGCTCGCCATCGCCAAGGCGGTTGGCGCGCGATGGGTGCGCGCCAACCAGTGGGTCAACGCCTACGTCGCCAACGAGGGCATCATGAACGGTCCCGCGCCGGAGGCGATGCGCTACCGCTCGCGGATCGGCGCGCACGATGTCGCGATCTTCGCCGACGTGCACGTGAAATTCGGCGCCCACGCGATCACGTCGGATCGCTCCATCACCGAGCAGGCGACGGATGCCGAATGGTTCGATGCCGACGTGCTGATCGCCACCGGCACCCGCACCGGCTCGCCCACCGAGCCCCGCGAGGTCGAGGAGGTGCGCGCCGGTACCAACCTGCCGGTGATCGTGGGATCGGGCCTCGCGCCGGAACAGGTGCCGGACCTGTTCGCCGTGGCCGATGGCGCCATCATCGGCCAGTGGCTGAAGGTAGATGGTCGCTGGTGGAACCCGGTCGATCCGGCACGCGTCGAGAGGCTGATGAATGCCGTGGCTCGCGTGCGGGGGGCATCATGA
- a CDS encoding FUSC family protein, producing MTAPAQPSLLAQIREDLAPFPGRAALTWRIALLCAIVSATAMLYQTPEAAISCYLIIFLMKPDAVQNIATAIGLIVLVALVVAGLVPLINATVDSPLLRMLSIALVSFVFLFIGAASQLGEIGGVIALVIAFLLTLVSMAPVADAVTFGLRYAAYMAMMPMAAMVVFNLALGLSPVRLLRGTLRQRLAAASAAASGTPGADERLDELLRAGNAAPAKEAAAVKALNLVARDAAGQIARDVRASYRLMLAVSALPETCDPSRRAALSSAIDVTLAALDAGQMPPRPSVAGDADSDAERDAFAALAVIAGTPEGDVVASPKQPFFAPDALTNPDYQRFALKTTAAAVICYLIYTGLDWQGIHTAMITCYVAALGTTGETVHKLGLRILGCLIGAVLGIASILFVMPQLESIAGLMALIFVGVLVGAWVSTGPERIAYGGVQIALAFLLTVVQGFGPTTSLDTAWDRIVGILLGNVVVYLIFTHIWPVSVESAVREHLKAAIDGLARLAALAPERRSGAIPEAALVRCEAGKAGELLDLIPFEPHAIRPAQHVQARLRNAGDEVTALAAAIFLSRDALPAAATRLAEISNWLDGRGARSDISASETDSITHRINRLAIAVAG from the coding sequence ATGACGGCGCCGGCGCAACCGTCGCTTCTCGCTCAGATCCGAGAGGACCTCGCGCCGTTTCCCGGGCGCGCGGCGCTGACATGGCGGATCGCGCTGCTGTGCGCCATCGTCTCGGCGACGGCGATGCTTTACCAGACACCGGAAGCCGCGATCAGCTGCTATCTCATCATCTTCCTGATGAAGCCCGATGCGGTGCAGAACATCGCCACTGCCATCGGGCTCATCGTGCTGGTGGCGCTCGTCGTCGCGGGTCTGGTGCCGCTGATCAATGCGACGGTGGATTCACCGCTGCTGCGGATGCTCTCCATCGCCCTCGTGTCGTTCGTCTTTCTGTTCATCGGCGCGGCGAGCCAGCTCGGCGAGATCGGCGGCGTCATCGCGCTGGTGATCGCGTTCCTGCTGACCCTCGTCTCGATGGCCCCGGTCGCCGATGCGGTCACGTTCGGCCTGCGCTATGCCGCCTACATGGCGATGATGCCGATGGCGGCGATGGTGGTGTTCAATCTCGCGCTCGGGCTGTCGCCGGTGCGGCTCCTGCGGGGGACACTGCGCCAGCGGCTCGCCGCAGCCTCGGCTGCCGCGTCCGGCACGCCGGGCGCGGACGAACGGCTCGATGAACTGCTCAGGGCCGGCAACGCCGCTCCGGCGAAAGAGGCGGCCGCGGTGAAGGCTCTGAACCTCGTCGCCCGAGACGCGGCGGGACAGATCGCCCGCGACGTGCGGGCTTCCTATCGCCTGATGCTCGCGGTCTCGGCGTTGCCGGAAACGTGCGATCCCAGCCGGCGCGCGGCGCTTTCCTCGGCCATCGATGTCACCCTCGCTGCGCTCGACGCAGGGCAGATGCCGCCACGACCCTCCGTTGCGGGAGATGCGGACAGCGATGCGGAGCGGGATGCCTTCGCCGCGCTCGCCGTCATTGCCGGCACGCCGGAGGGAGATGTGGTCGCCTCGCCGAAGCAGCCGTTCTTTGCGCCGGACGCCCTGACCAACCCCGACTATCAGCGCTTCGCCCTCAAGACGACGGCGGCGGCCGTGATCTGCTACCTGATCTATACCGGCCTCGACTGGCAGGGCATCCACACCGCGATGATCACCTGCTACGTGGCCGCGCTCGGCACCACCGGCGAGACCGTGCACAAGCTCGGCCTGCGCATCCTCGGCTGCCTCATCGGCGCCGTGCTCGGGATAGCATCGATCCTGTTCGTCATGCCGCAGCTTGAGTCCATCGCCGGCCTGATGGCGCTCATCTTCGTCGGCGTGCTGGTCGGGGCCTGGGTCTCGACCGGTCCGGAACGCATCGCATATGGCGGTGTCCAGATCGCGCTCGCCTTCCTGCTGACCGTTGTCCAGGGCTTCGGCCCCACGACGAGTCTCGACACCGCGTGGGACCGCATCGTCGGCATCCTGCTCGGCAATGTGGTGGTCTACCTGATCTTCACGCACATCTGGCCGGTCTCGGTCGAAAGCGCCGTGCGCGAGCACCTGAAAGCGGCGATCGACGGCTTGGCGCGGCTCGCGGCCCTTGCGCCGGAGCGGCGCTCCGGTGCGATCCCCGAGGCGGCGCTGGTGCGATGCGAAGCCGGCAAGGCCGGGGAACTGCTCGATCTCATCCCATTCGAACCGCACGCGATCCGCCCTGCTCAGCACGTGCAGGCGCGGCTGCGCAATGCCGGCGATGAAGTCACTGCGCTCGCCGCCGCGATCTTTCTGTCCCGCGACGCTTTGCCGGCAGCGGCGACGCGCCTCGCCGAAATTTCAAACTGGCTGGACGGCCGCGGTGCCCGATCCGACATCAGCGCAAGCGAGACGGATTCGATCACTCACAGGATCAACCGGCTCGCGATAGCGGTGGCGGGCTGA
- a CDS encoding YtcA family lipoprotein — MPRAVFAQPFSLFAPFALVAPAALVLAGCSLQSSPALPLFGAYFPSWLICLALGVVGAVLVRAIFIPLGLDDMLPARLLVYTSLAAAIGFLAALTIYGR, encoded by the coding sequence GTGCCGCGCGCAGTCTTCGCCCAGCCGTTCTCCCTTTTCGCGCCGTTCGCCCTCGTTGCCCCTGCCGCGTTGGTCCTCGCCGGATGCAGCCTGCAGTCGAGTCCGGCGCTTCCTCTTTTCGGGGCCTATTTCCCGTCGTGGCTGATCTGCCTCGCCCTCGGCGTGGTCGGCGCGGTCCTGGTGCGCGCCATCTTCATCCCTCTCGGGCTGGACGACATGCTGCCCGCGCGTCTCCTCGTCTACACGTCGCTCGCCGCCGCCATCGGCTTCCTCGCCGCGCTCACGATTTACGGGCGCTGA